A genomic stretch from Diprion similis isolate iyDipSimi1 chromosome 1, iyDipSimi1.1, whole genome shotgun sequence includes:
- the LOC124408349 gene encoding homeobox protein 5-like — MSPTSQGALEVERYIGSCLISSSARPALHKSVKKQQEQICRGKPRYSQQTFGSSNPTDQSQVQYAPQGGWAGTPLISMTTSPRRNNHRLSPTLQQQQQQQQQQQQLISETDQGNPHQRNPLSRLAIHTQGAPLILSGRFNAWGKLHNGNAGTNNNNNGNNNNNNNCSNNNNNVAGGNTNFGIGTRCAPPRFQRSGDPLKKAGNLSQGSSGKEMNGGNVANIDSLSIASDESSGSNNSENSLPRIIKPRKRRKKDRKPPNVTTEISKSEELPAGGVSEASSIVTLKPYVPVCYERFESHRTPPPGGNRRPPTSRESYSSGRPHSTQEIVDTRQRYHRHHVKVLDNNRNVLAMPSGRIQQPGVEARIYRNTGHQFVHVVDGVNEVTGCKEGVFDGPGSCQCRYCDPSGLIWDVDQNGYSPYLTPPPTTDYNSPHFSSVPLFLSQGINGQAEKAVEYLEESASIPTFYHERENAALRRSWSDPTSFFSDEITPNRGVGVIGDRAPPVETSRTKHATSWRGWNTGSAATSPGTSQGLEVSTEIVTSLNGHRDIEIKFYSSSPPTAVTDDCKSGFAFPDEDLSDIWSYHESKLQQDFRTLLQAEE; from the coding sequence ATGAGCCCGACCTCCCAGGGCGCCCTGGAGGTGGAACGTTACATTGGAAGCTGTTTGATATCGTCTAGTGCTCGACCTGCGCTTCACAAGAGTGTCAAGAAACAGCAAGAACAAATTTGTCGAGGTAAACCTCGATACTCCCAACAAACGTTCGGCTCGTCAAACCCCACCGATCAGTCTCAGGTCCAGTATGCTCCCCAGGGTGGCTGGGCCGGCACTCCTCTTATATCTATGACGACTTCTCCCCGGAGGAATAACCATCGCTTGTCACCCACCctccaacaacaacaacaacaacaacagcagcagcaacaattAATCAGTGAGACTGACCAAGGAAATCCGCATCAACGAAACCCACTTTCACGACTCGCTATTCACACCCAAGGTGCCCCGCTAATTTTGTCGGGTCGATTCAACGCCTGGGGAAAATTACACAACGGTAACGCTGGgacaaataacaataacaacggcaacaacaacaacaacaataactgcagcaacaacaacaacaacgtcgCAGGGGGCAATACGAATTTTGGGATCGGAACGCGATGCGCACCCCCGCGTTTTCAGCGTAGTGGAGACCCGTTGAAAAAGGCCGGTAATTTGAGTCAAGGGTCATCTGGTAAGGAGATGAACGGAGGAAACGTGGCGAATATAGACTCGCTGAGTATCGCGAGTGACGAGAGTTCGGGATCGAACAATTCGGAGAACAGTTTGCCGAGGATAATAAAGCCGAGGAAGCGTAGAAAGAAGGATCGGAAACCACCGAACGTGACGACAGAGATTTCGAAATCCGAGGAGCTCCCAGCTGGGGGCGTCTCCGAGGCGTCTAGCATAGTCACGCTCAAGCCTTACGTGCCCGTCTGCTATGAGAGATTCGAATCCCACCGGACGCCGCCGCCTGGTGGTAATCGCCGGCCGCCGACGAGCAGAGAAAGTTATTCTTCCGGGCGACCCCATTCGACTCAGGAGATCGTTGACACGAGGCAAAGATACCACCGGCACCACGTCAAGGTCCTCGACAACAACCGAAACGTCCTCGCCATGCCGTCTGGCCGCATCCAGCAACCCGGCGTCGAGGCGAGGATCTACAGGAACACGGGTCACCAGTTCGTCCACGTGGTTGACGGGGTCAACGAGGTGACGGGGTGCAAGGAGGGTGTCTTTGACGGCCCGGGATCATGCCAATGTCGCTACTGCGACCCCTCAGGCCTGATTTGGGATGTCGACCAGAATGGATACTCGCCGTACTTGACGCCGCCGCCGACGACCGATTACAACAGTCCTCACTTCTCATCCGTGCCGTTGTTCTTGTCGCAGGGAATCAACGGGCAGGCAGAAAAAGCGGTCGAGTATCTCGAGGAGTCAGCTTCCATACCGACGTTCTATCATGAGAGAGAGAACGCCGCGTTGAGGAGGAGCTGGAGTGATCCGACAAGCTTCTTCAGCGACGAGATAACCCCTAATCGAGGCGTTGGGGTCATTGGTGACAGGGCACCTCCTGTCGAGACGAGTCGAACGAAACACGCGACCTCTTGGAGGGGCTGGAACACCGGGAGTGCCGCTACGTCTCCCGGGACATCCCAGGGACTCGAGGTGTCGACTGAGATTGTGACTTCGCTGAATGGTCATCGCGATATCGAGATTAAGTTCTACTCTTCGTCTCCTCCTACGGCTGTAACCGATGACTGCAAGTCGGGATTCGCATTTCCGGACGAGGATTTAAGCGACATTTGGAGCTACCATGAGTCCAAGCTGCAGCAGGACTTCCGCACGCTCCTGCAGGCTGAGGAGTGA